The Chthoniobacterales bacterium genome segment CGGCGAAACAAATCGTGCCCGAGGTGGGACGGTAAACGCCGGTGATGAGGTTGAAAACGGTGGTCTTGCCCGCGCCGTTGGGGCCAATCAGGCCGACGAGTTCGCCAGGGTGGATTTGGAGGGAAACGTCGGAGACGGCTTTGAGTCCGCCAAACTGGACGGTGACTTGGTTGAGATCGAGGAGCGCGCTCATTTTTTCCGGGCCAATCTAACTCCAAACAAGCCTTGCGGCCGCGTGAGCATGAGGATGATGAGGAGCAGTGAGTAGAGAATCATCCGGTTTTCCGCGACATGCCGGAACCAGTCGGGTAGCCACTCGTAGTGGGAGACCTTGCGGAGGAATTCTGGCAAAATAGTTAGCAAAACTGCCGCCAGACAGACGCCGACCGTGCTGCCCATGCCGCCAAGAATGACCATGACGACGATGTCCACGGACTTGATGAAGTTGAAGCCCTCGGGGTGGATGAATTGCTTGAAGTGCGCGTAAAGTCCCCCGGCGATTCCGGCGAAAAAGGCGGCGAGGACGAAGGCGAGGACCTTGTATTTAGTGGTGTTGATGCCCATCGCTTCGGCGGCGATTTCGTCATCCTTGACCGCGAGAAAACCGCGTCCGTAGGTGGAATTCACCAGGCTGACAACGACGTAAACCGTGAGTGCGGCGAAGGCGAAGGTCCAAAAGAAATTCGTGTGCAGCACCATGCCACCGAGTCCGCGTTGTGCGCCGAGAGCCTCGCAATTCTGGATGATGCCCTTGATGATTTCATTGAAACCCAGCGTGACGATGGCGAGGTAATCGCCGCGCAGCCGCAGCGAGGGAATGCCGACGATGAGGCCGGCGAGCGCCGCTCCAATACCGCCAAGCAAGAGGGCAATTACATAGCCAGTTGTGATAGCAATGGAACTCGAACCTAAAATATAGCCGTAGCTGAGGGTGAGCCAGGAGGAGCCATACGCGCCGACCGCCATGAAGCCCGCGTGGCCGAGCGAAAACTGGCCGGTGTAGCCGTTTACAAGATTAAGCCCAGTGGCGAGGATGATGTTGATCCCTATGCCGACGAGGATGTCG includes the following:
- a CDS encoding branched-chain amino acid ABC transporter permease yields the protein MRSQLVLLLTLIACGVISTFATGMNPYYYDILVGIGINIILATGLNLVNGYTGQFSLGHAGFMAVGAYGSSWLTLSYGYILGSSSIAITTGYVIALLLGGIGAALAGLIVGIPSLRLRGDYLAIVTLGFNEIIKGIIQNCEALGAQRGLGGMVLHTNFFWTFAFAALTVYVVVSLVNSTYGRGFLAVKDDEIAAEAMGINTTKYKVLAFVLAAFFAGIAGGLYAHFKQFIHPEGFNFIKSVDIVVMVILGGMGSTVGVCLAAVLLTILPEFLRKVSHYEWLPDWFRHVAENRMILYSLLLIILMLTRPQGLFGVRLARKK